One window of the Triticum dicoccoides isolate Atlit2015 ecotype Zavitan chromosome 3B, WEW_v2.0, whole genome shotgun sequence genome contains the following:
- the LOC119275509 gene encoding SMR domain-containing protein At5g58720-like isoform X1, with protein sequence MKPSTKKKSKKKKRPSPAAADGAAPPTPPAPGSSPRSPLAETLTLAAAASETESSGSGSGSGGDASGYARAFTSSSSGAASTSSFYAPSSTDSAASSSATGDERRDLAWLLEAFGSATIDQVDSAYREAGGDPFLAAGILGSTQDMQPPPPPPPDLSPRAGSAGRKPARRPRKLPVAASGIVADVIGKGYSRPATPPVSATERSGWKGKGKDMDGESVSNGWNDERNGGRESGGADPTLNVEEAEQFLCSMLGDHSELSMGVVKDVLGQSGYDVEQALDALLDISGMGWCIPNEETNGSSSPNLFPGNGLFEEECTASIQQSPRQFLEEIPGMSYNHSERQHEFFWGEQQSSSYMKAVCEVEHSATPSPRSAVVDSKMPQQVLESLFKIPERRTYEPSKMDWKKVVKKLQSYNHPITASNQERPKNGDGYREFRGVSARHYDTMKGYYQKAAVAYSKGDKSYASYLAEEGKHYRELGRKEDEKASREIFEARNKHITNTVTIDLHGQHVKQAMKLLKVHMLVCVCMPSTLLRVITGCGVEGTGKGKIKRSVIELVEKEGIEWYEGNSGTIVLRLGGPREYRFLEHDSDSD encoded by the exons ATGAAGCCCAGCACCAAGAAgaaatccaagaagaagaagcggccCTCGCCGGCGGCCGCCGACGGGGCGGCGCCGCCGACCCCTCCGGCGCCGGGGTCCTCCCCGCGCTCGCCGctcgccgaaaccctaaccctagccgccgcggcCTCGGAGACGGAGtcgagcggcagcggcagcgggagCGGCGGGGACGCCTCCGGGTACGCCCGCGCCTTCACCTCCAGCTCGTCGGGCGCCGCGTCCACCTCCTCGTTCTACGCCCCCTCCTCGACCGACTCCGCCGCGTCCTCCTCGGCCACGGGCGACGAGCGGCGAGACCTCGCCTGGCTGCTCGAGGCCTTCGGCAGCGCCACCATCGACCAGGTCGACTCGGCCTACCGCGAGGCCGGCGGCGACCCCTTCCTCGCGGCCGGCATCCTCGGCTCCACGCAGGacatgcagccgccgccgccgccaccgccagatCTCTCCCCGCGCGCCGGATCTGCTGGGAGGAAGCCGGCTCGCAGGCCCAGGAAGCTTCCCGTGGCCGCGTCTGGCATCGTCGCGGACGTGATCGGCAAGGGCTACTCGCGGCCTGCCACGCCGCCTGTAAGCGCGACCGAGAGAAGTGGGTGGAAGGGGAAGGGGAAGGACATGGATGGAGAAAGCGTCAGCAACGGCTGGAATGATGAGAGAAACGGGGGGAGAGAAAGCGGAGGTGCCGATCCCACGCTTAATgttgaggaggccgagcagttcctcTGCTCCATGCTTGGAGATCATTCTGAGCTCAGCATGGGTGTGGTCAAAGACGTGCTGG GTCAGTCTGGATATGATGTTGAGCAG GCTCTGGATGCATTGCTTGATATCTCTGGTATGGGATGGTGCATTCCTAATGAAGAAACAAATGGCTCATCCTCTCCAAATCTCTTCCCAGGAAATGGATTGTTTGAAGAAGAATGTACTGCAAGCATTCAACAGAGTCCACGCCAG TTCCTAGAAGAAATACCTGGTATGTCATACAATCACTCTGAAAGGCAACATGAATTCTTCTGGGGGGAACAACAGAGCAG TAGCTACATGAAGGCTGTTTGCGAGGTGGAACACTCGGCAACACCGTCTCCAAGATCGGCGGTGGTGGATTCCAAGATGCCACAACAAGTCTTGGAGTCGCTGTTCAAAATACCTGAAAGACGCACATACGAGCCAAGTAAAATGGACTGGAAGAAGGTCGTGAAGAAGCTGCAGTCATATAATCATCCCATCACAGCAAGCAATCAAGAAAGACCAAAAAATG GGGATGGGTATCGAGAGTTCCGTGGTGTTTCTGCTAGGCATTATGATACGATGAAAGGGTACTATCAGAAA GCTGCTGTGGCATATTCCAAAGGAGATAAATCTTATGCCTCGTACCTTGCAGAGGAG GGAAAACATTATCGGGAATTGGGTCGCAAGGAAGATGAGAAGGCCAGCAGGGAGATATTTGAAGCCAG AAACAAGCATATAACAAAcacggtgactattgacttgcatggTCAACATGTCAAGCAAGCTATGAAGCTCCTCAAAGTTCACATGCTGGTTTGTGTATGCATGCCAT CTACCCTTCTTAGAGTAATTACTGGTTGTGGTGTTGAAGGTACAGGGAAAGGAAAGATAAAACGATCG GTTATCGAGCTTGTGGAGAAGGAAGGCATCGAGTGGTATGAAGGGAACTCCGGAACCATAGTTCTTCGACTAGGCGGGCCAAGAGAATACCGCTTCCTGGAGCATGACAGCGATTCTGACTGA
- the LOC119275509 gene encoding SMR domain-containing protein At5g58720-like isoform X2, which produces MKPSTKKKSKKKKRPSPAAADGAAPPTPPAPGSSPRSPLAETLTLAAAASETESSGSGSGSGGDASGYARAFTSSSSGAASTSSFYAPSSTDSAASSSATGDERRDLAWLLEAFGSATIDQVDSAYREAGGDPFLAAGILGSTQDMQPPPPPPPDLSPRAGSAGRKPARRPRKLPVAASGIVADVIGKGYSRPATPPVSATERSGWKGKGKDMDGESVSNGWNDERNGGRESGGADPTLNVEEAEQFLCSMLGDHSELSMGVVKDVLGQSGYDVEQALDALLDISGMGWCIPNEETNGSSSPNLFPGNGLFEEECTASIQQSPRQFLEEIPGMSYNHSERQHEFFWGEQQSSYMKAVCEVEHSATPSPRSAVVDSKMPQQVLESLFKIPERRTYEPSKMDWKKVVKKLQSYNHPITASNQERPKNGDGYREFRGVSARHYDTMKGYYQKAAVAYSKGDKSYASYLAEEGKHYRELGRKEDEKASREIFEARNKHITNTVTIDLHGQHVKQAMKLLKVHMLVCVCMPSTLLRVITGCGVEGTGKGKIKRSVIELVEKEGIEWYEGNSGTIVLRLGGPREYRFLEHDSDSD; this is translated from the exons ATGAAGCCCAGCACCAAGAAgaaatccaagaagaagaagcggccCTCGCCGGCGGCCGCCGACGGGGCGGCGCCGCCGACCCCTCCGGCGCCGGGGTCCTCCCCGCGCTCGCCGctcgccgaaaccctaaccctagccgccgcggcCTCGGAGACGGAGtcgagcggcagcggcagcgggagCGGCGGGGACGCCTCCGGGTACGCCCGCGCCTTCACCTCCAGCTCGTCGGGCGCCGCGTCCACCTCCTCGTTCTACGCCCCCTCCTCGACCGACTCCGCCGCGTCCTCCTCGGCCACGGGCGACGAGCGGCGAGACCTCGCCTGGCTGCTCGAGGCCTTCGGCAGCGCCACCATCGACCAGGTCGACTCGGCCTACCGCGAGGCCGGCGGCGACCCCTTCCTCGCGGCCGGCATCCTCGGCTCCACGCAGGacatgcagccgccgccgccgccaccgccagatCTCTCCCCGCGCGCCGGATCTGCTGGGAGGAAGCCGGCTCGCAGGCCCAGGAAGCTTCCCGTGGCCGCGTCTGGCATCGTCGCGGACGTGATCGGCAAGGGCTACTCGCGGCCTGCCACGCCGCCTGTAAGCGCGACCGAGAGAAGTGGGTGGAAGGGGAAGGGGAAGGACATGGATGGAGAAAGCGTCAGCAACGGCTGGAATGATGAGAGAAACGGGGGGAGAGAAAGCGGAGGTGCCGATCCCACGCTTAATgttgaggaggccgagcagttcctcTGCTCCATGCTTGGAGATCATTCTGAGCTCAGCATGGGTGTGGTCAAAGACGTGCTGG GTCAGTCTGGATATGATGTTGAGCAG GCTCTGGATGCATTGCTTGATATCTCTGGTATGGGATGGTGCATTCCTAATGAAGAAACAAATGGCTCATCCTCTCCAAATCTCTTCCCAGGAAATGGATTGTTTGAAGAAGAATGTACTGCAAGCATTCAACAGAGTCCACGCCAG TTCCTAGAAGAAATACCTGGTATGTCATACAATCACTCTGAAAGGCAACATGAATTCTTCTGGGGGGAACAACAGAGCAG CTACATGAAGGCTGTTTGCGAGGTGGAACACTCGGCAACACCGTCTCCAAGATCGGCGGTGGTGGATTCCAAGATGCCACAACAAGTCTTGGAGTCGCTGTTCAAAATACCTGAAAGACGCACATACGAGCCAAGTAAAATGGACTGGAAGAAGGTCGTGAAGAAGCTGCAGTCATATAATCATCCCATCACAGCAAGCAATCAAGAAAGACCAAAAAATG GGGATGGGTATCGAGAGTTCCGTGGTGTTTCTGCTAGGCATTATGATACGATGAAAGGGTACTATCAGAAA GCTGCTGTGGCATATTCCAAAGGAGATAAATCTTATGCCTCGTACCTTGCAGAGGAG GGAAAACATTATCGGGAATTGGGTCGCAAGGAAGATGAGAAGGCCAGCAGGGAGATATTTGAAGCCAG AAACAAGCATATAACAAAcacggtgactattgacttgcatggTCAACATGTCAAGCAAGCTATGAAGCTCCTCAAAGTTCACATGCTGGTTTGTGTATGCATGCCAT CTACCCTTCTTAGAGTAATTACTGGTTGTGGTGTTGAAGGTACAGGGAAAGGAAAGATAAAACGATCG GTTATCGAGCTTGTGGAGAAGGAAGGCATCGAGTGGTATGAAGGGAACTCCGGAACCATAGTTCTTCGACTAGGCGGGCCAAGAGAATACCGCTTCCTGGAGCATGACAGCGATTCTGACTGA